The window CCGGACGTTCGTAGGAATCGACCTTCTTCGAATAGGCTTTGTAGAAGATCGCAAATTGCGACTGCTCACCGGCACGGACCTGCCCGCCGAGGCTTTGTGCTTGCCGATAGGTCATCCAGTAGCGGGACCGATAGCCGCACTGCTCGGCGGCCAGCCATAGCCAAAAGGTGTTCATGCCGCGATAGGGCTCGCCATTGGCGCGCAGCGGGCGCCCTTGCGCGGCGCATGATCGCCAGGGCCGTACCCAGGGACGCACACCGGCCTCGAGCCGGTCGATGATGGCGCGCGTGATGGTCTCGGCCGGCGAGGGCCGGCCCGATGATTGGGTCATGGTGGATACTCCGCGAAAGAGCGGCTGTCTCAGCGCCGCCGATGAAGGGCGGCGGGCGACACGAAAGCGCCGCCCGCCGTTAGGCGTTCGCCTCAGGCGGCCTGTTCGAAGTCGCCAGCATCGCCATCGGGGGCGATCTCCCCTGCCCCGCCGTCGCTGTCGTCTTCATCGCTGAGGAAAGCGGAATAGCTCCGGAAGCTTTCGGGCTTTTCGATCGCGCCGAACCGCATCTCGTCGGGCAGCCAGGAGAGCGCCTTTTCCCGGACTTCGGCCTCGACGATGCCCTGCCCCGAACAGAGCGCAGCGCAGGCATTGGCAAGGTCACCCTTCTTGGCGTCCTTGTATCGGCCGCGCAGCACCGGCCCGCCGATCTCGTCGAGCGCTTCGAGCATGACGTCCTTCTTCACCCGCCCGAAAAAGTTCTGGGCATCGGGCCGCCACCATTGCGCGACATCAATGTCGAGCAGCCGTCCGAGATGATCGTGGAAGCCGTTGCGGCGCCCGCCATCGTCGACGTTGAGTGTCGGCTCCAGCGTCTGCGCCATGACATGGGCGAGCCAATCGGCGCGCGCCTGTTCATCCAGTTGCCGGAAGGCATCGAAGCGGGACGACAGCGTGTTCCCGCCTGCCCAGCTCACATCGAGCGCCTGGCGCTGTTCGGTCAGGACATTGCTCGCCGCGCTACCTTCATCGCGGAAGCTGACGATCGGGAAGCTCGCGGCGGCGGCCTGCAACGTCGCGTGGTCCCGGACATAGCTGCTGGCGAACACCGTCCGGTGCGCCATCAGGAATATCGTGAGATCGAGCGCGAACCCGGCATCCGAGGCGACATGGGCTGCCAGGATCTGCCGGCGCTGGGTCGCGAGTTCGTCAACCAGCGTCGCGCTGAGCCGGGAGGCCGCGACCTTGCCGGACGGTGCTTCGGGTTCTGCATCCTCGCCCGCCTGCCGGATGGCGCGCTCGCTGAACATGCGGCTGTGCACCCGCGGACTGCCATCGGGCGCCAGATAGATGAAGGTGCCCAGCTGGTCCTTGATCGCATCATCGACCATCGTGCGCGACGCCTCGATCGTATCGAGTTCCCGCTCGATGTCGGCGAGACGCGCCGAAGCCGCCTCGGCCTCGGGCGTGCCGTCCTCGAGTTCGGTCTCAAGTTCGCGGATGAGCGCGTCGCCCTCATCCGAGAGACTATCGACGCGCTCCTGCTCGTCCCCGCTCAATTCGCGCAGCGGCGGATGATATTCGTGGAGCTGGCACTCCGTATCATAGGGCACATGCGTCGCGAGAACCGGCGTCACGAACGCCAGCTTCTGTTCGGCAGCGAGCGCTTCCGCGGCCGCTTCAAGCTTCTGGGCGGCCAGCTGCTCGATGAGCTCCACGTCGATCCAGCTCTCGTCCACATCTTCACCGAACAGGTCGCGCTCGATCCGGCCGCCCGCGCCGACATAGGCCTCGCGGCCGACGAACCGTGCCTTGGCGTCGGTCGCCTTGACCGTTCCGTTGAGGAGCGCACGGCGGATATTGTCGGGATTGTCGCCATAATAGGACCGGCTCATGCTCTCGAACACGCGCGCCTGGCGATCGACGTCGGGCGTGACGGCATAAGCCTGGGCGACCCCCAGCGTGATCTCGCCCGCCGCCAGCGCCGCGAATACGAGAGGAGCCAGTTCGGCAAGCCGTACCCGCTGCTCAACGAAGCGGGTCGTGACGCCGAAACGTTTCGCCACATCCTCGGCACTCGCGCCCTTGTCGAGGAAGTGCTTGAAAGCCGAGCACTCATCCGCCGGGTTCATCGCGACGCGGTGGAAATTCTCGGCAAGGCTCGCTTCGGCCGATCCAGCATCATCCTCGAGCACCAGCACCTGAACCTCATGGTCCCCGGCAAGCCGACCTGAATCGATCAGCCGCTGGAGCGCCCGCAAGCGGCGGCCACCCGCCTTGACGGTGAAATGTCCTGCCTTCTTGAGCGGCGTGACCACGAGATTCTGCAACAGGCCATGCGCGGCGATATTGTCGGCGAGGCTGTCGAGGTCGGCATCGCGATTGGATTTGCGGACATTGTCCTTCGAGAGCGAGAGGTTCTTGACCTTCACGGACTGGATCATCGGTTGTCTCCTTCGAGGGTTGCGCCGACCTCGTCGGCCGGCTTGAGCCACTCAGGCCCACCCGGCCGAAGGCCCCCTCCCCTCTCTTCGGTCGCTTGGCGCGGCCGCGGGTCAGTCCGTGATCCTGGCGAGGATCTCGAGGGCGCGGCTCGGGGGAACGAACAGCCGCGTGCGGTGCTGGATGATCTCGGTGAAGCAGCCCGCCGCCTTGAGATGCGGCAGCGCCTCGGGCTTCCAGTCCAGCAATTCGAGGCGTTGATCGCCGGCGACCAAGGCGCGCTTCAGCCGCAGCGCTCCGATCGGCATGATCTCGCCCGAGGTGCGGACGTGCTCGACCCGCGCGCCGAGGTCGATCTCGACATGGGCCGCGATGCCGAATGCGCTGGCAATCCGCTCAACCAGCGGCGCCGGAATAAGACGCCCGAGAAGCGACTGGCCGTCATCGCTCGTCAGCCGCCAGACCTGGACATGATCGTCGGGCAGCTTGCCCCACACCGGAAGCAGCAGGCCAGTGACCAGATAGATGATCTGCGTGCGCGTCTGCGCCGCCATTGCGTCGCATTCGGCCTGCCAGGCTTCGTCGAAGCTCGCCCGGTCCACGTCGGTCCAATGGGTTTCGGCGAAGAGGTCCTGCCGGTGCCGTTCGGTGCGCGTCGGCCGCACCAGCTCATAGCGGCGCACGGTCCGCCCCTCTTCGTCCGTCAGCGAGAAGGTCGGCCGGCAAATGGCGGCCTTGCCGGAACGCGGGTTGATCAACCCGCGCGCTTCCGGGTCGGCCAGAAGCCAATGCGCTCGCTCCAGGGTCAGCGGCCGATATCGCTCCTCGGTTTCGATACGCAGGATCTCGGTTTCGGCGCCGCTCACGGGATCGCGCCGGATCACCGTCCGGTCGAGGATCGAAATACGGTCGGCCGCGATCGTTTCGACGCCAAGATCGAGGGTGCCGGCCTCGCGTGCCTTTTCCACCCGTGCTTCGATCAAGCCGAGATATTCGTCGAAGATCGCGTTCTGCAGGTCGATGCGCAGCGCCAGGATGCGGTTCAACCACCGCTGGATCGTGGGCAAGGTCTCGGTGAGCCCCCCGCCCTCCCCGGCCAGGTTCAAACCGGTGAGCGCCTGGAACTGATCGAAGTGGACCGATTGGAGTTTTGCCTGGAACAGCAGGCGAAACCACTGGTCGAGCGATTCCCGCGCGAAGTCGGACTCCAGATTGTCGCGGGGGTCGAAAAGTCCCTGCCCGCCGGTCTGGCGTTGGCCACGGGTCAGCGCGCCCAGGCTGTCGAGGCGCCGGGCGATGGTCGAGATGAACCGCCGTTCGCCACGGCAATCGGTGGAAACGGGCCGAAACAAGGGCGGGCAGGCTTGGTGGGTGCGGTGCGTGCGGCCCAGCCCCTGGATCGCCGCGTCCGCGCGCCAACCGGGCTCGAGGAGATAGTGAATGCGGCGGCTCTGATTGGGCGCGTCGAGGCTGGCGTGGTAACTCCGCCCCGTGCCGCCGGCGTCGGAGAAGATCAGGATGCGCTTTTCGCCGCGCATGAAGATGTCGGTCTCCGCGAGGTTCGTGCGCGCGCTGCGCCGTTCGATCCGCTGACGGCCGTCGGCATCGACGACGATCCGCCGGCTGCGGCCCGTCACCTCGGCCACAGCCTCCGTCCCGAAATGCCCGATTATGTGATCGAGCGCCGAGCCGACGACCGGCAGCGCACAGAGTTGCTCGAGGAGCTGGTCGCGCATGGCCATCGCTTCCCGGCACAGCACGGGCTGCCCGGCCTCGTCGATCATCGGTTCCGAGCGCACCGTGCCGCTATCGTCGGTATAGGTGCGCATCTGGCGCACGGGAAAGGCCGCGGTCAGATAATCGACCAGGAATTCGCGCGGGGACAGCTCGATATCGAGCCAGGCGCGCTCCTCGGGGGACAGGTCGGCAAGGGCACGATCGAGCATCGCTTCCGAGGTCGACACGAGCTGGACGACGGCGCAGTCGCCGCGCGCGAGATCGGCGGCGATCGCCGGGATCAGCGAGGGCAGCTTCATCGACAGCAGGATCTGGCCGAAGAAGCGTTGCTTGGTCGATTCGAAGATCGACAATGCCGCGGCCTTCGCGCCGCTATTATAGGTGGCACCGCTGAAGCCGTCGGTGACGCGCGTGGCGGCGAGCGCGGCCTGCAGATTGTTGTGAATGATCGCCCAGGCATCGGCATAGGCATTGTAGACGGCGATCTGTTCTTCGCTGAGCCGATGCTCGAGGATGTCATATTCGACGCCGGCGAAGCTGAGCGCCCGCGCGGCATAGAGGCCCTGCGCTTTGAGGTCGCGGGCGATCAACTCCATCGCCGCGATGCCGCCTCGGCGCAGGGATTCCACGAAGGCCCGCCGGTCGGCGAAGGCCGTCTGCGGTCCCCACAATCCGAGGCGTGTCGCATAGGCAAGATTGTTGACATCCGAGGCGCCCGTCGCCGAGGCGTAGAGAATCCGGGCGCGCGGAGCGAGATTTTGCAGGCGGACGCCGGCAATGCCCTGCTCGGACCCTTTCGTGGCGCCGAACCGGCCCTCGCCGCCGGCCACCCCGGCCATTTCATGCGCCTCGTCGAAAACGATGACGCCGCTGAAATCCTCACCCATCCATTCGATCAGCTGGCGCAGCCGCGTGCCCCTGTCGCCGCGGTTGGAGCGCAGGGTGGCATAGGTCAGGAAGAGGATCCCATCGCCCAGCGCGATCGGGGTGCCGAGCTTCCACTGGTTGAGATGCTGGATGTCGAGCGGCAAGCCGCCAAGCGCCGACCAGTCCCGGCGAGCGTCTTCGACCAGCGTCTCGCTCTTGGATATCCAGAGGTGGCGGCGGTTGCCACGCAACCACTGGTCGAGGATGACGCCTGCCACCTGCCGCCCCTTGCCGGCGCCCGTGCCATCGCCAAGGAAAAAGCCGGTCCGATAGGCGTTACCGGCCTCTGCCGGCGACAGCGAAAGACCCTCCTCGCTGGATATGAACCGCCCGGGAAGATCGCGCTCGAACGCCGCGCCAGCGTAGATCAGCGTTTCGAGCTGCGCGTCCGAGAGCAGGCCGTCGTCCAGGATCCTGGCCGGCAGCACGGGTTCATAAGCGACCGGGGGTGCGGCAATCGATCCCATTGCCTGCGATTCGACCAGCGCGCTTGGGTGCTCACGAGCATCGGCAATCAGCAGACGGCTCGGCCGATAGGGCAGGTAAATCCCTTGCGGTTCGCCCGCGGGTGCGGGCGCGTCGAGACGGTGATAGGCGACCGCGCGGGTCGTGGGCAGGGTCACCGCCGCACGCGAGCAGACGGGGCGGGTCCGCCGCGTGAGGCCCCGGAACAATCCGCTGGGGCGGGAGATCGGCTGCGGCTGCGGCGCGCATGGGGTCGCCATCGCATCGATGGCCGCAAGCGCAGCGCCGAGCGTCGTGCAGGTCTGGCGCGGGACCGAGCCCCCTGCCCCGTCCTTTTCGAGGAGTATGAGCTGGACTGCCTGGCCGGTGCCGTGCTTGGCATAGGCATCGGGCGGCAGGTCGAGATGCAGCCGGGCATGCGCGCCCGCAGTGGCGTGCAGCCAATCCGCGTCCTCCGTCTCGATGCGGTCGGGGAGAATAACGGCGCAGCGCCCGCCTGGAGCAAGCCGCAACAGCGCGGAGCGCAAATGGCGAAGCGCGGCATGGCGATCGCGCGCGCGCCCCTGGCTTCGCGAGAAGGGCGGATTGAGGAGCACGACGCTCGGCACCAGTTGCGGATCGAGCATATCGTCGATCAGTTCGCCATCATGCGTGCTCAGCCTGCCTTCGGGAAAGGCGTGACGCAGCAAACGCGTGCGCCAGGCATCGATATCATTGAGAAGGAGGCGCGCGCCGGCGAGATGGGCGTGTACGGCCAGGAGGCCGGTCCCGGCCGAGGGCTCGAGCACGATATCGTGTGCCGTGATCGCGGCTGCCTTGGCGGCAAGGAAGCCGATCGGCGCCGGTGTCGAGAATTGCTGGAACGCGATCTGCGTTTCGCTACGCACGCTTTGCGTGGGAAGCGCCGCCGTCATAGCGATCAGCTGGGCGAGCCGCGCATTCGCATCTGCCGGGAGCGTCGCGTTCTTCAGATGGAGGACCTGCGCGAGTTCGAGCACATCGTAGGCGTCGCGCAATGACCACAGGCCATCGGCGCTCGAGCCACCGAAAGCGGAGGTCATTTCGGCAAGGAGGTCGTTACGTGCAACCGGACATCCTTCGGACAGCCGGTCGGCTATGCCTTGAGCAGCGGTACGGGCGGGATCATCGAGCGGCAGCGTGAGCGCGAGGGGGTGTGTGGCCATGGGGCATCTCCAGGTCTGACACCTGGCATCAGCGCCAGGTCATCAGCCGGAAGGCTCCCTCCCCTTTCAGGCCGCCTCGGCGGCCCGGCGGACACGCCAAGCATCATTCCAGTCCGCGTGCCGTTCCGGCAGCCGGAGCACCAGTTCGCGTCCATTGGCTGTGAGATGGG is drawn from Sphingobium cloacae and contains these coding sequences:
- a CDS encoding strawberry notch-like NTP hydrolase domain-containing protein; this encodes MATHPLALTLPLDDPARTAAQGIADRLSEGCPVARNDLLAEMTSAFGGSSADGLWSLRDAYDVLELAQVLHLKNATLPADANARLAQLIAMTAALPTQSVRSETQIAFQQFSTPAPIGFLAAKAAAITAHDIVLEPSAGTGLLAVHAHLAGARLLLNDIDAWRTRLLRHAFPEGRLSTHDGELIDDMLDPQLVPSVVLLNPPFSRSQGRARDRHAALRHLRSALLRLAPGGRCAVILPDRIETEDADWLHATAGAHARLHLDLPPDAYAKHGTGQAVQLILLEKDGAGGSVPRQTCTTLGAALAAIDAMATPCAPQPQPISRPSGLFRGLTRRTRPVCSRAAVTLPTTRAVAYHRLDAPAPAGEPQGIYLPYRPSRLLIADAREHPSALVESQAMGSIAAPPVAYEPVLPARILDDGLLSDAQLETLIYAGAAFERDLPGRFISSEEGLSLSPAEAGNAYRTGFFLGDGTGAGKGRQVAGVILDQWLRGNRRHLWISKSETLVEDARRDWSALGGLPLDIQHLNQWKLGTPIALGDGILFLTYATLRSNRGDRGTRLRQLIEWMGEDFSGVIVFDEAHEMAGVAGGEGRFGATKGSEQGIAGVRLQNLAPRARILYASATGASDVNNLAYATRLGLWGPQTAFADRRAFVESLRRGGIAAMELIARDLKAQGLYAARALSFAGVEYDILEHRLSEEQIAVYNAYADAWAIIHNNLQAALAATRVTDGFSGATYNSGAKAAALSIFESTKQRFFGQILLSMKLPSLIPAIAADLARGDCAVVQLVSTSEAMLDRALADLSPEERAWLDIELSPREFLVDYLTAAFPVRQMRTYTDDSGTVRSEPMIDEAGQPVLCREAMAMRDQLLEQLCALPVVGSALDHIIGHFGTEAVAEVTGRSRRIVVDADGRQRIERRSARTNLAETDIFMRGEKRILIFSDAGGTGRSYHASLDAPNQSRRIHYLLEPGWRADAAIQGLGRTHRTHQACPPLFRPVSTDCRGERRFISTIARRLDSLGALTRGQRQTGGQGLFDPRDNLESDFARESLDQWFRLLFQAKLQSVHFDQFQALTGLNLAGEGGGLTETLPTIQRWLNRILALRIDLQNAIFDEYLGLIEARVEKAREAGTLDLGVETIAADRISILDRTVIRRDPVSGAETEILRIETEERYRPLTLERAHWLLADPEARGLINPRSGKAAICRPTFSLTDEEGRTVRRYELVRPTRTERHRQDLFAETHWTDVDRASFDEAWQAECDAMAAQTRTQIIYLVTGLLLPVWGKLPDDHVQVWRLTSDDGQSLLGRLIPAPLVERIASAFGIAAHVEIDLGARVEHVRTSGEIMPIGALRLKRALVAGDQRLELLDWKPEALPHLKAAGCFTEIIQHRTRLFVPPSRALEILARITD
- a CDS encoding ParB/RepB/Spo0J family partition protein, translated to MIQSVKVKNLSLSKDNVRKSNRDADLDSLADNIAAHGLLQNLVVTPLKKAGHFTVKAGGRRLRALQRLIDSGRLAGDHEVQVLVLEDDAGSAEASLAENFHRVAMNPADECSAFKHFLDKGASAEDVAKRFGVTTRFVEQRVRLAELAPLVFAALAAGEITLGVAQAYAVTPDVDRQARVFESMSRSYYGDNPDNIRRALLNGTVKATDAKARFVGREAYVGAGGRIERDLFGEDVDESWIDVELIEQLAAQKLEAAAEALAAEQKLAFVTPVLATHVPYDTECQLHEYHPPLRELSGDEQERVDSLSDEGDALIRELETELEDGTPEAEAASARLADIERELDTIEASRTMVDDAIKDQLGTFIYLAPDGSPRVHSRMFSERAIRQAGEDAEPEAPSGKVAASRLSATLVDELATQRRQILAAHVASDAGFALDLTIFLMAHRTVFASSYVRDHATLQAAAASFPIVSFRDEGSAASNVLTEQRQALDVSWAGGNTLSSRFDAFRQLDEQARADWLAHVMAQTLEPTLNVDDGGRRNGFHDHLGRLLDIDVAQWWRPDAQNFFGRVKKDVMLEALDEIGGPVLRGRYKDAKKGDLANACAALCSGQGIVEAEVREKALSWLPDEMRFGAIEKPESFRSYSAFLSDEDDSDGGAGEIAPDGDAGDFEQAA